A region of Nitrospinota bacterium DNA encodes the following proteins:
- the msrB gene encoding peptide-methionine (R)-S-oxide reductase MsrB, with protein MFKGWHILVVLFIGVTATMAEPWEVKKMSPGQIRKILTAEQYHVTQENGTERPFNNLYWQNHEAGIYVDIVSGEPLFSSLDKYDSGTGWPSFTKPLEKANIVEKSDWSFVMFRTEVRSKHGDSHLGHVFNDGPAPTGLRYCMNSASLRFIPVKDLEKEGYGEYLHLFKTK; from the coding sequence ATGTTTAAGGGCTGGCATATATTAGTGGTTCTTTTTATTGGAGTGACTGCCACCATGGCGGAGCCTTGGGAGGTGAAAAAAATGTCCCCCGGACAGATACGCAAGATCCTCACTGCGGAACAGTACCATGTTACCCAGGAAAACGGCACTGAGCGGCCTTTTAACAACCTCTACTGGCAAAACCATGAGGCGGGCATTTACGTGGACATAGTTTCCGGCGAGCCTTTATTCAGCAGTCTGGACAAATATGATTCCGGAACAGGCTGGCCCAGCTTTACCAAGCCGCTGGAGAAGGCCAACATCGTGGAGAAAAGCGACTGGTCTTTCGTGATGTTCCGCACTGAAGTACGGAGCAAACATGGCGACAGCCATCTGGGCCATGTGTTCAACGACGGCCCGGCGCCAACCGGTTTGAGGTATTGCATGAATTCCGCCTCGTTGCGGTTTATCCCGGTAAAGGACTTGGAAAAGGAGGGGTATGGGGAATACCTCCACTTGTTTAAAACCAAGTAG
- the msrA gene encoding peptide-methionine (S)-S-oxide reductase MsrA produces the protein MKTLALMAILAVTIATNAMAAGKGDTKLEKATFAGGCFWCMEPPFEKTEGVIKVISGYTGGHKANPTYKEVSSGTTGHLEAIEVHYDAQKVSYGKLLDVFWRNIDPTDMHGQFVDQGSSYRPAIFYHSPEQKQLAEESKKLLQLSGRFKKPIVVEIRQAVEFYPAEDYHQDYYKKSALQYKFYRYNSGRDQFLQKFWGEDIPDVPKK, from the coding sequence ATGAAAACATTGGCGCTCATGGCCATTTTGGCCGTTACCATCGCCACTAACGCCATGGCCGCAGGCAAAGGGGATACGAAATTGGAAAAAGCCACATTCGCCGGTGGGTGTTTCTGGTGCATGGAGCCACCTTTCGAGAAAACGGAAGGGGTTATAAAAGTAATTTCCGGATATACCGGGGGCCATAAGGCGAACCCCACTTATAAAGAGGTATCATCGGGAACCACGGGGCACCTGGAGGCTATCGAGGTGCATTACGACGCCCAAAAGGTTTCCTATGGGAAACTGCTGGATGTCTTCTGGCGCAACATAGACCCCACGGACATGCATGGACAGTTCGTTGACCAGGGCTCCTCATACCGCCCGGCGATTTTCTACCATAGCCCGGAGCAAAAACAGCTGGCGGAAGAGTCCAAAAAGCTTTTACAGTTGTCCGGAAGGTTCAAAAAACCCATCGTGGTGGAGATAAGGCAAGCGGTGGAGTTCTACCCGGCGGAGGATTACCACCAGGATTACTACAAGAAAAGCGCCTTGCAATACAAGTTCTACCGCTACAATTCCGGACGAGACCAGTTTCTGCAAAAGTTCTGGGGAGAAGACATTCCTGACGTTCCCAAGAAGTAG
- the yajC gene encoding preprotein translocase subunit YajC, with product MAPAPEGAPNQEGHAVVMVLFYVALFAIFYFLLIRPQTKRNREVKSLQESLKKGDSVLTSGGMFGVIYKIKDDVVTVEIAENVRVKMQKSAILERLKDNEGAGKPDNE from the coding sequence ATGGCCCCCGCTCCTGAAGGGGCTCCCAACCAGGAGGGGCACGCAGTGGTTATGGTGCTTTTCTACGTGGCGCTGTTCGCCATTTTCTATTTTTTGCTTATCCGGCCCCAGACAAAAAGGAACCGGGAGGTAAAATCCCTCCAGGAGTCGCTGAAAAAGGGGGACAGCGTCCTTACCAGCGGTGGCATGTTTGGGGTTATCTACAAGATAAAGGACGACGTGGTGACGGTGGAGATCGCCGAAAACGTCCGCGTTAAAATGCAAAAAAGCGCCATTTTAGAGCGCCTGAAAGACAACGAGGGGGCTGGAAAGCCGGACAATGAATAA
- the secD gene encoding protein translocase subunit SecD, with the protein MNKTILWRFGLIAVVAAICLWSALPLDKKINLGLDLQGGMHLVYEVDADKAVVSSLDSEMDSLRRHMESKGVVVSSIGRDGENVRVSLPGSAQSADAEKNIGDFGAFEVTGKEDGGSTISIAYTADYRKTVADNAIDQALETLRNRVDQFGVAEPTIQREGDNRILIQLPGVQDRDRAMNLIGKTARLEFRMVNDQFAPQEALERGVPSDSELLYERKLDPITKRVLEKIPYLVKKKADMTGVLVSNARVQVNEMNMPYVSVDFNRDGARIFGDLTTASVGKRMAIVLDGNVHSAPVIREPITGGTAMIEGNFSYEEAKDLAIVLRAGALPAPLIKLEERSVGPSLGADSIRHGVMSAMIGGALVVLFMLVYYKFGGLIANVALVFNIIILLGAMAYFGATLTLPGIAGVILTIGIAVDANVLVFERIREELSLGKTVRTAVELGFSRAFLTILDTHVTTIVAAVVLFQFGTGPIKGFAITLCIGIVASIFTAVFVSRTFFLWYLASRRVAKLSI; encoded by the coding sequence ATGAATAAAACCATTCTTTGGCGGTTCGGCCTTATCGCCGTTGTTGCGGCCATATGCCTATGGTCGGCCCTGCCTCTGGACAAGAAAATAAACCTGGGGCTGGACCTGCAGGGCGGCATGCACCTGGTTTACGAGGTGGATGCGGACAAGGCTGTGGTTTCTTCCCTGGATTCAGAGATGGACAGCCTGCGGCGGCACATGGAATCTAAAGGCGTGGTGGTGTCCTCCATCGGCAGGGACGGTGAGAATGTACGGGTTTCGCTTCCCGGCTCCGCCCAATCCGCCGACGCCGAGAAGAACATTGGCGATTTCGGCGCGTTCGAGGTAACCGGCAAAGAAGACGGCGGCTCCACGATCTCCATCGCCTACACCGCCGATTACAGAAAAACCGTCGCCGACAACGCCATAGACCAGGCGCTGGAAACCCTGCGCAACCGGGTGGACCAGTTCGGCGTGGCCGAGCCCACCATCCAGCGCGAGGGGGACAACCGCATCCTCATCCAGTTGCCCGGCGTGCAGGACCGGGACCGGGCCATGAACCTCATCGGCAAGACCGCCAGGCTGGAGTTCCGCATGGTGAACGACCAGTTCGCCCCGCAGGAGGCCCTGGAAAGGGGCGTCCCCTCGGATTCGGAGCTTCTATACGAACGCAAGCTGGATCCGATAACCAAACGGGTTTTGGAGAAGATACCCTACCTGGTGAAGAAAAAAGCCGATATGACCGGGGTGTTGGTGTCCAACGCCCGTGTGCAGGTGAACGAGATGAACATGCCCTATGTCTCGGTGGATTTCAACCGTGATGGGGCCCGGATATTCGGGGACCTTACCACCGCCAGCGTTGGCAAACGTATGGCCATAGTGCTGGACGGCAACGTGCATTCGGCCCCGGTTATCCGGGAGCCTATCACCGGCGGCACAGCCATGATAGAGGGCAACTTCAGCTATGAGGAGGCAAAGGACCTGGCCATTGTGCTCAGGGCCGGCGCCCTGCCCGCCCCGCTGATAAAACTCGAAGAGCGTTCCGTGGGCCCTTCTTTGGGGGCGGACTCCATACGCCACGGCGTTATGTCGGCCATGATAGGCGGCGCGCTGGTGGTGCTGTTCATGCTGGTTTACTATAAGTTCGGCGGGCTGATAGCTAACGTGGCTCTGGTGTTCAACATAATAATCCTGCTGGGGGCCATGGCCTATTTCGGGGCCACGCTGACCCTGCCGGGCATCGCCGGGGTGATACTCACCATAGGCATAGCCGTGGACGCAAACGTGCTGGTTTTCGAGCGGATACGGGAAGAGCTTTCCTTGGGCAAGACGGTGCGCACGGCGGTGGAGTTGGGTTTTTCCCGGGCGTTTTTAACCATATTGGACACCCACGTCACCACCATAGTGGCCGCCGTGGTGCTTTTCCAGTTCGGCACGGGACCGATTAAGGGGTTCGCCATAACCCTTTGCATAGGTATTGTGGCCAGCATATTTACCGCGGTGTTCGTGTCGCGGACATTTTTCCTGTGGTACCTTGCCTCCCGCAGGGTGGCCAAACTCTCCATATGA
- the secF gene encoding protein translocase subunit SecF translates to MRFLKSDTHVDFLGKRKTAMLVSAVLVAVSIISLAVKGPNYGIDFKGGTLIQLRFTEQAPIGEVREVIGSLKFGDYSIQEYGTASDLLVRVPIEEESKGGQTRAQVVEQALRGKFAGKFTVERVEMVGPKVGSDLRWKAVMAVLYSLVGILIYLALRFEFRFAAGAVLATIHDPLVIMGALSLLGKEFTLTVLAAVLTIIGYSLNDTIVVFDRIRENMRIKRGMPTIDLLNLSVNQTLSRTILTSGTTMIVVIALFLFGGDVIHDFAFALLVGIVVGTYSSIYVASPIIYYWDEWAKKKAYAPSVEKAKKEKTGKKA, encoded by the coding sequence ATGCGATTTTTAAAGTCCGATACGCATGTTGATTTTTTAGGCAAACGTAAAACGGCCATGTTGGTGTCGGCCGTTCTCGTGGCCGTGTCCATAATTTCCCTTGCGGTTAAAGGCCCTAATTACGGCATAGATTTCAAGGGGGGCACCCTTATCCAGCTCCGGTTCACGGAGCAGGCCCCCATTGGCGAAGTGCGCGAGGTTATAGGTTCGCTGAAGTTCGGCGATTATTCCATACAGGAATACGGAACAGCCAGCGACCTTCTGGTGCGCGTTCCCATAGAGGAAGAAAGCAAAGGGGGACAGACCCGCGCCCAGGTGGTGGAACAGGCCTTGCGGGGCAAGTTCGCCGGCAAGTTCACCGTGGAACGGGTGGAGATGGTGGGCCCTAAGGTTGGTAGCGACCTTCGCTGGAAAGCCGTGATGGCGGTGCTGTATTCGCTGGTGGGCATCCTTATTTACCTGGCGCTCAGGTTCGAGTTCCGGTTCGCCGCGGGAGCGGTGCTGGCCACCATCCACGACCCGCTGGTGATAATGGGCGCCCTTTCCCTTCTGGGCAAGGAATTCACGCTTACGGTACTGGCGGCGGTGCTTACCATAATCGGTTATTCGCTCAACGACACCATCGTGGTGTTCGACAGGATCCGCGAGAACATGCGGATAAAGAGGGGCATGCCCACCATAGACCTTTTAAACCTCTCGGTGAACCAGACTTTAAGCAGGACCATCCTCACCTCCGGCACCACCATGATCGTGGTAATAGCGCTTTTCCTGTTCGGCGGCGACGTGATACACGATTTCGCCTTCGCCTTGCTTGTGGGCATAGTGGTAGGCACATATTCATCCATTTATGTGGCCAGCCCAATCATATATTACTGGGACGAATGGGCGAAAAAGAAGGCTTACGCCCCATCCGTTGAAAAAGCAAAAAAAGAAAAAACCGGGAAGAAGGCTTGA
- a CDS encoding outer membrane lipoprotein-sorting protein: MAIMALAIAIALPGAYQAQAETPSSARAEAILRKIDDMWRGISSHAKLAMSVKTANYTRSIKLEAWSLGKEKTLVRIISPLKEKGTATLKSGDTIYTYLPKTDRTIRLTAGMMMGSWMGSHFTNDDLVKESRLTDDYFVEITFDGERDGKKMMDFDLTPKPEAAVVWGKIQMEVWVSGEDYIPVHEVYFDEDLKPARVMTFHNVRLFGGRRIPAVLKAVPSNLPGEFTELTYEAMEFDIPLADSLFSLSELRRAAGAP, from the coding sequence ATGGCCATCATGGCGTTGGCCATAGCGATAGCCCTGCCGGGAGCTTATCAGGCGCAGGCTGAAACGCCCTCCTCGGCCCGGGCCGAGGCCATCTTGCGCAAGATAGATGACATGTGGCGAGGGATTTCCTCCCACGCAAAGCTTGCCATGAGCGTGAAAACCGCCAACTACACCCGTTCCATCAAACTGGAGGCATGGTCTTTGGGAAAAGAAAAAACCCTGGTGCGCATAATTTCCCCCCTTAAGGAGAAAGGGACGGCAACTCTAAAGTCCGGCGATACCATATACACCTATCTTCCCAAGACCGACCGCACCATCCGCCTCACCGCGGGCATGATGATGGGTTCATGGATGGGGAGCCATTTCACCAACGACGATCTGGTAAAAGAGTCGCGCCTTACGGATGACTACTTCGTGGAGATAACTTTCGATGGCGAGCGGGACGGAAAGAAGATGATGGATTTCGACCTGACCCCCAAACCGGAGGCGGCGGTGGTGTGGGGGAAAATCCAAATGGAGGTATGGGTGTCCGGCGAGGATTACATACCCGTACATGAGGTCTATTTTGACGAAGACCTCAAGCCGGCCCGGGTTATGACATTCCACAACGTAAGACTTTTTGGAGGGAGGCGGATCCCCGCCGTGCTGAAGGCGGTCCCCTCGAACCTACCCGGTGAATTTACGGAGCTTACATACGAAGCCATGGAGTTTGACATACCTCTGGCAGACTCCCTTTTCTCCCTCTCAGAGCTTCGCCGGGCCGCGGGCGCGCCATGA
- a CDS encoding ABC transporter permease, whose translation MNPFVLAARNVTRNRLRALVTVGAMGLAGAVMVFYTSLVEGMVTVMIGNIVDMDTGDVQIHREGYRQDPDFYKTIPDGGALRAKLESRGFYVAERLYGFGLLAAGSRSAGVSIRGVDPAHEFNVTYLHRHLLAGEWIADDDPKGVVIGKKLARALGVWVGSEVVAVGQAADGSMANDIYRVRGVLKSVSEGLDRGGLVMTGNAFREFMALPEGAHEIAVKRKNPSANLDEALAAVTVAAPGMEVKDWRQLRPVVARVFELLDVVMAFMILLTYTAIGLVTFNAMLMSVFERIPEFGVMKAIGVSPGQVMGLVLAEALALATAACALALAAGLPVALHYQAHGLDLSWAWKGGSFGGVAFDPIWKAKVTLKTVLEPLVFLFIVAMGAVVYPGIKAAILHPAQAIRHR comes from the coding sequence ATGAACCCCTTCGTGCTGGCCGCGCGCAACGTTACCCGCAACCGTCTGCGGGCGCTGGTCACCGTGGGCGCCATGGGCCTCGCCGGCGCGGTGATGGTTTTCTACACTTCACTGGTGGAGGGGATGGTGACAGTGATGATAGGGAACATTGTGGACATGGACACTGGCGATGTCCAGATCCATCGCGAAGGATACAGGCAAGACCCGGATTTTTACAAAACCATACCCGATGGGGGGGCGTTGAGGGCAAAGCTTGAGTCCAGGGGTTTTTATGTGGCGGAACGGCTGTACGGTTTCGGCCTGCTGGCGGCGGGCTCCAGAAGCGCGGGTGTGTCCATCCGTGGGGTGGATCCGGCCCATGAATTTAACGTCACCTACCTGCACCGGCACTTGCTGGCTGGTGAATGGATCGCCGATGACGACCCAAAAGGGGTGGTAATCGGTAAAAAACTGGCGCGTGCGCTGGGTGTTTGGGTAGGGTCTGAAGTGGTGGCGGTGGGACAGGCGGCGGACGGCTCCATGGCCAACGACATTTACCGGGTGCGGGGGGTTTTAAAATCGGTCAGCGAAGGGCTGGACCGGGGCGGGCTTGTTATGACCGGGAACGCTTTCAGGGAGTTCATGGCCCTGCCGGAAGGCGCCCACGAAATAGCCGTAAAAAGGAAGAACCCATCAGCGAATCTGGACGAGGCTTTAGCGGCGGTGACTGTGGCCGCGCCGGGGATGGAGGTGAAAGACTGGCGCCAGCTGAGGCCGGTGGTAGCCCGGGTGTTCGAGCTATTGGACGTGGTAATGGCGTTCATGATACTGCTTACATACACGGCCATCGGGCTGGTAACTTTCAACGCGATGCTCATGAGCGTATTCGAGAGGATTCCCGAATTCGGTGTGATGAAGGCTATCGGCGTGTCACCCGGGCAGGTTATGGGGCTTGTGCTGGCCGAGGCGCTGGCGCTGGCCACGGCGGCTTGCGCGCTGGCGCTGGCGGCGGGCTTGCCCGTGGCGCTCCATTACCAGGCCCATGGGCTGGACCTGTCGTGGGCATGGAAAGGGGGCTCTTTCGGCGGCGTGGCTTTCGATCCCATTTGGAAAGCCAAGGTGACGCTTAAAACGGTGCTCGAGCCGCTGGTGTTCCTGTTCATTGTCGCCATGGGGGCGGTGGTTTACCCTGGCATAAAGGCGGCCATTCTCCATCCGGCCCAGGCCATCCGCCACAGGTGA
- a CDS encoding ABC transporter permease yields the protein MLLKLSWRNIQRRKRRTFVTALTVAFGVFLSVTFTAMGDYSYTNMINTSARMGFGHVTVEPQGYNASPALDKRIAGTEEISKTIARLPDVERTASRITGQAMFSSAAKSVGGIFMAIDPAVEGPDINVYVGSLVEGKAPSKPDGREALVGVKLKEKLNLGLGKKFVFTTTDAHGELISEVARVAGVFKTGVDEVDGATVILPIGLARTALGYAADEATLISVFISDHRDAGKARASIANAIKGKPAEVLTWSETQADLAGHIAVDQASNYIYQFLVGIMIAAGILNTIMMGVLERWREFGVMIAVGLSPIKLFAMVLLESLWLGIAGLILGVIITTPWYLYMKNTGLDLSFYLVEGSDISGVLLDPVMKFRLYRESVMGILTGVFFLTLVAGLYPAWKAGRVNPVDTLKDL from the coding sequence ATGTTGTTAAAGCTTTCGTGGAGAAACATCCAGCGGCGCAAACGCCGGACGTTCGTCACGGCCCTCACGGTGGCTTTCGGCGTGTTCCTTTCAGTAACCTTCACCGCCATGGGCGATTACTCTTACACCAATATGATAAACACCAGCGCCAGGATGGGGTTCGGCCATGTGACGGTGGAACCGCAAGGGTATAACGCAAGCCCCGCGCTGGACAAAAGAATAGCCGGGACGGAAGAAATTTCGAAAACCATCGCGCGCCTGCCGGATGTGGAGCGGACAGCGTCCCGCATCACCGGCCAGGCCATGTTCTCGTCGGCGGCGAAAAGCGTGGGTGGGATTTTCATGGCCATAGATCCGGCGGTGGAAGGGCCGGATATAAACGTTTATGTGGGCTCCCTGGTGGAGGGGAAGGCGCCATCAAAACCCGATGGCCGGGAAGCTCTGGTGGGGGTGAAGCTCAAGGAGAAGCTTAACCTGGGGCTTGGGAAAAAGTTCGTGTTTACAACCACCGACGCGCATGGGGAGCTCATAAGTGAAGTGGCGCGGGTGGCCGGTGTGTTCAAAACGGGGGTGGACGAGGTGGACGGGGCCACGGTGATCTTGCCCATCGGCCTCGCCCGCACAGCGTTGGGATATGCCGCTGATGAGGCCACCTTGATATCCGTTTTCATCAGCGACCATCGCGACGCCGGCAAGGCCAGGGCGAGCATCGCCAATGCCATCAAAGGAAAACCGGCGGAAGTCCTCACATGGAGCGAAACCCAGGCGGACCTGGCGGGGCATATCGCCGTGGACCAGGCGTCCAACTACATCTACCAGTTTCTGGTGGGGATAATGATAGCCGCAGGCATCCTGAACACCATCATGATGGGAGTGCTGGAGCGGTGGCGGGAATTCGGCGTGATGATAGCCGTGGGCTTGAGCCCCATAAAACTTTTCGCCATGGTCCTGCTGGAGTCATTATGGCTGGGGATTGCCGGGCTGATCCTGGGCGTGATCATCACCACGCCATGGTATCTCTACATGAAGAACACCGGACTGGATTTAAGCTTCTATCTTGTGGAAGGCTCAGACATAAGCGGCGTGCTTTTGGATCCGGTAATGAAGTTCCGGCTGTACCGGGAAAGCGTGATGGGCATCCTCACTGGTGTGTTTTTCCTTACGCTGGTGGCGGGGCTGTACCCCGCCTGGAAAGCCGGGCGTGTGAACCCGGTGGATACGCTGAAGGATTTATAG
- a CDS encoding dimethyl sulfoxide reductase anchor subunit: MHPELSLILLTVLAGVGQGLFAFLVGADIRLSGTGGLPADAAVAGAGAALAFTLAGTAASFFHLTHPERGWKAILQWKKSWLSREVVLLPAFQGLAALYGLCAYAGVDIWIRYAVGSLGIVAALWLYLASGMLYAKIRFIKEWSNVYTPINYALVGLATGSVAGVAVLELLGAPAEGTLAALRGAFAVMSLGLLTKAMSYHHNAHIYSSTNAQTATGFSHSLIKLMDMGVSYDHYNTKEYAYRTGLNRSVLRAVALLILFVVPFVVLTMDYMPLLSGSQGSMAVVAALLAVTGAFLERWLFFTDGNHAQNLYYGNFIEKGISNPLLQRAKAGTPAPR, from the coding sequence ATGCATCCTGAATTATCGCTGATACTGCTCACTGTCCTGGCCGGTGTGGGCCAGGGGCTTTTCGCTTTTCTGGTGGGCGCTGATATAAGGTTATCGGGAACGGGCGGCCTGCCCGCGGACGCGGCTGTGGCGGGCGCAGGCGCCGCTTTGGCTTTCACCCTGGCGGGAACGGCGGCTTCCTTCTTCCACCTCACCCATCCGGAACGGGGCTGGAAGGCCATACTGCAGTGGAAAAAATCGTGGCTCTCCCGTGAGGTGGTCCTGTTGCCCGCGTTCCAGGGCCTTGCGGCCCTTTACGGTCTTTGCGCCTATGCGGGGGTGGATATTTGGATTCGCTACGCCGTGGGTTCCCTCGGCATTGTGGCGGCGCTGTGGCTTTACCTGGCGTCAGGCATGCTATACGCCAAGATCCGCTTCATAAAAGAATGGAGCAACGTTTATACGCCCATCAACTACGCGCTGGTGGGGCTGGCAACTGGCTCTGTGGCTGGCGTGGCGGTTCTGGAGCTGTTGGGAGCGCCCGCGGAGGGAACTCTGGCGGCGTTGCGCGGCGCATTCGCCGTGATGTCGCTGGGGCTATTAACAAAAGCCATGTCGTACCATCACAACGCCCACATTTACAGTTCCACCAACGCCCAGACGGCTACAGGGTTTAGCCATTCGCTTATAAAACTTATGGACATGGGAGTAAGCTACGACCATTACAACACCAAGGAGTACGCGTACCGGACGGGATTAAACCGGAGCGTGTTGAGGGCCGTGGCTCTGCTAATACTGTTCGTGGTTCCCTTTGTTGTCCTTACCATGGATTACATGCCTCTGTTAAGCGGTTCCCAGGGCTCCATGGCGGTTGTGGCGGCGCTATTGGCGGTGACTGGAGCCTTCCTGGAGCGGTGGCTGTTTTTCACGGACGGCAACCACGCGCAAAACTTGTATTACGGCAATTTCATCGAGAAGGGCATATCAAACCCGCTACTTCAGCGGGCCAAGGCGGGCACGCCCGCGCCCAGATAG
- a CDS encoding 4Fe-4S dicluster domain-containing protein gives MTQLALVIDLNKCVGCHACAVNCKSWNTSGQFGPLTDKQPYGEKPDGVWFNRVQTYEVGEFPDVEVMYFPKSCLHCVDAPCVEVCPTNASHKRLEDGIVLVNYDDCIGCKYCSWACPYGCREFDDTEGVMKKCTLCVDRIYDQSLPEDERKPACVLACPAGARIFGDIHDPASEASVAIREKMGYKLMPEAGTNPSNHYLPRRRAHIPLDQAQITVVKHEAIKAERKILADAETTLEDHGLGG, from the coding sequence ATGACACAGCTTGCGCTGGTAATAGATTTGAACAAGTGTGTGGGATGCCACGCCTGCGCGGTGAACTGCAAGTCGTGGAACACCTCCGGCCAGTTCGGCCCGTTGACCGACAAACAGCCTTACGGCGAAAAACCCGACGGGGTATGGTTCAACCGGGTGCAGACATACGAGGTGGGGGAGTTCCCGGACGTGGAGGTGATGTATTTCCCCAAATCGTGCCTGCATTGCGTGGACGCGCCATGCGTGGAGGTTTGCCCCACCAACGCCTCGCACAAGAGGCTGGAGGACGGCATCGTTCTGGTCAACTATGATGACTGCATCGGGTGCAAATACTGCTCGTGGGCCTGCCCCTACGGGTGCCGGGAGTTCGACGACACCGAAGGGGTCATGAAAAAATGCACCCTCTGCGTTGACAGGATCTACGACCAGTCGCTACCCGAGGATGAGCGGAAACCGGCCTGCGTGCTGGCCTGCCCGGCGGGCGCCAGGATATTCGGCGACATTCACGACCCGGCATCCGAAGCCTCGGTGGCCATCCGGGAAAAGATGGGCTACAAGCTGATGCCCGAGGCGGGAACAAACCCGAGCAACCATTACCTTCCCCGGCGCAGGGCGCATATTCCTCTGGATCAGGCGCAGATAACGGTGGTCAAACACGAGGCTATCAAGGCCGAAAGGAAAATCCTGGCCGACGCGGAGACGACGCTGGAAGACCACGGGTTGGGCGGATAG